The Blautia pseudococcoides genome segment ATGGCTAGTACAGGAGGAAGATATTTATTTAAATAGTGAACTGAAGTCTTACTGGTGCCATGGTTTAGGCGGGATTTTAATGGTCAGAAAAGAACTTTCGCAATTTATGATGGATAATTGTACATATGAAAAATATATTGAAAACTTTAAAAATATTACATTTAAACTTGATCAGTATTGCTTATGTCATGGGAAAATTGGAAATTTTAATATTTTGCGTTATTTGGAAATGGAAAATCATATACAAAAAGTTATGTATGAAGACAAAATCATTGCAAGTGCTTATGAATTATTATTTAATGAGTATCATCAGACAGAAAAATATAATGTTGGATTTATGACCGGTATAACAGGAATAGGATATATTCTTTTGTCTATTCTTGATTCGAACTTACCTGATATCATGAGAATCCACATATAGTAAGTATAAAACATATATGATTATTATGGAGGAAGTATTTAAATATGAAAAAATTGGAAAATATTGAGTATAATTGCAAAGAAATACAATCAAAAATCATGGGGCCCAATCCTATAAAATTACTTATAGAATTATTATCGAATAATTGTATTGCAAAAAATGGATATGTTTGCGATCTGGGTTGTGGTAAGGGAGTATCTTCTGTATATCTTGCTAATGAATTTGGATTTAAAGTATATGCGACAGATATTTGTATTAATCCAAGAAAAAATAAGGTATTCTTTGAAAATATGGGCTTCTCCCAAAATGAAATTGTACCTGTTTTGGCAGATGCCAATAAGCTTCCTTTTAAAAAAAATTTTTTTGATGGAATTATAAGTATCGATTCTTATAATTATTTTGGTTGCAATTCTAAGTACCTAGATAATAATTTACTTTCATTTCTCAAAAAAGGTGGATATGTTTATATTTCTGTACCAGTAACTAATAAAAATTTTCCAGGTCAATATTCTCCTGAGGTGTTATCTGTCTGGTCTCAGAATCAGCTTAACACTATACATGATATCAAATATTGGAAAAATTTAATTAGTTGTTGTCGTAAAGCAGAAATTGTTGATATTTATGAAATGAAAAGTAGTGAAGAGGCTTGGAGTGATTGGCTAAAACAAAACAATAAGTATGCAAAACAAGATTGCATTGCTATAGAAGCGGGCGCTAGAAACTACCTGACTTTTATTGCCATTGTTTTGCGAAAAGTAAATGATTAGGCGTTTAGACAAATAGACATTTAGAAACTAAGTGCTTATGTATTTGCCATATATTTTATCTGCCTAAGTAGAAATATTTTCATTGATATATAAAATAATTTTTCAGAAAAGCTACTAAGCATATTTTTAAGAAAGCTACAGAGATTAGAGGATGTTCCTATAATTTGATGTGTGGTTCGTATCTTTGGTATGGAGATGTATTGGTAATAATTATTGTTGACTGTTATCACTAAAATCCATTTGAAAGTGGAGAGTGTTGGAAAAATATATCTCTTTTGATTTTACCAGAAAAAAGGTAGAAGATGTAGTGCACTGGGTACAAACTTATTTTTATATATTCACTTATATGAAGATGAGATTATAATTATATTATTTTATACTAATAATTTGGAAGAATTTGATGATAGTTAACTGGATAACTTAGAGAAGCAGCTCAACAATTACAACAATTTTATAACTTCACACGATTACTTCATTTATTCCCCGAAAATAAGGAATAATATTAGGTCATTAATGCATTATAATCAATTGGAAAATAAAATGTAGACGAAGAAGGAAAGCCCTCTATCATTTGAAAAAATTTTTGGTTGAAAAGTTTAAGTTTTTTTCTTATTACACAGTTCAATTCTTCAAGAGAGAAGACGAAGGACTATTGTTATCCAGGTAGAAATATTGCCCACTGTTCCTTCAGTATTCGGTTTATGCTAGGAATCGCTGCCATGAGTTGGAACAATCGCTGTGCTATAATGTTCAGCCAGTTCCTGATACGTTTCATTGATCTGCTGGTCTTTCCAAGCACCGTTATGAGCAACTGCAGTCTTGCAGTTATCAGAGCTGTATGACATCACACCAAAAATATATAGATTTTGATAACTTCTCCGGTATCAGAATCAACGAGTGTCGCAGAATCATCGGCCTAGTCAACCTCAACCTGTTCGCTCGGTTTACGGTTGATATGCATGGTAGAGCGTCTTTCCGTTCGTCCTGTTGGATGTGATAGACGAACTGCAAATACATGAGTGGACATCACCGTTAGCACGACAATCCTCTATGTATTCGGTCCACAGCTTTTTGGTGGCTCCGTTGCGAAGCTAATTCCTTGCGGATAATCGTAGTCTGGCATCCGTTTGACAGATGTGAATTGTTTTGTAGAAGGAAAATCAGAATAAATATAAATCATATTATATTACGGGAATCCAACCTCGGTTATATGTTGAAGAGTGAAACTTTGAAAAAGTTGAATACGATAAAATTATTCTCGTAGTTTAACAGCTGTGGCGGCTTTTCTACGCCTTTGATCATCAATTGCAGCATAGTGCTTTCGTGTAGTGTTTACATCTTTATGTCCTAAAACATCTGCTACCAAATAAATATCACCGGTTTCTTGATATAATGAAGTCCCATAAGTGCTACGGAGTTTATGAGGAGTGATTTTTTTGACAGTCGTAATTTCTTTGGAATATTTTTTAACTAAGTTTTCAATTGCTTGGATTCCAATACGTTTTCTTTGAGTAGAGTAGAAGAGTGCGTGTTCATGTCCGGCTACTGGTGTGATTGTTTCCCGTATTTCAAGATAGCTCTTCAAAGTCTTTTCTACTTCTTCGCCAAAATAAACAAGCATTTCATTGCCGCCTTTACGTGTGACTTTAACGGCATTATTTCGAAAATCCAAGTCTTCTACATCTAACCCCACACATTCGGAAACGCGCAGACCTGTGCCTAAGAGAAGAGTAATGATTGCTAAATCACGCTCTTTAGTTTTCTCATAATATGCTCGTTTTTGTCCGGATAATTTATCACCACAATTTTCAATATAATCCAATAACCTAGCAACTTCATCTGGATCTAGCCGTATAATAGCTTTATCATGAATCTTAGGCATATCTATTAGAAGTGTTGGGTTTGTTTGAATCATTTCGTGCCGAAAATAATATGTGTAAAAACTCCGTAGAGTAGATATTTTTCTTTTTAGACCGCGTTCTCCGTTAGTGATAACAGATTCACCTTTAGAATCTGTATATACTTTTAAGTATTCCATGTATTCTTCAATATCTATAGCCTGTATCTGATCAAGAACCTGAAGGTTAAAATCTTGTGTTCTAAATTTCCGGAAAGCAGGATTGTTTTGAATTAAAAACTGAAAAAAGATACGAATATCGTAAGCATAGGAAATTCGAGTTTTTGTGGTAGTGGTTGTTTCAATGGCACGAAAATAATCCTTTGCAAAAGCTGAAGTGTTTCTAATATTTGACGAAGCTTCAAAATGTTTTGTATATCAGATTGTTCATGGTATGTTGTTCTTTCCATAAATTTTATCCTTCCTAAACAATAAATAAAATTAAGTGAGGTATAAGCTAAAATTCATTTAATACCAGTTAATAAAGAAAAACTGTATTTCATAGAAATTATACCATGAGAGTGTCTTTTTCGTCAATCTATATGAAAAACTATGAATTTGTTGTATAGATTGATAACCATAATATTCATACTAATATGATTCAATGAAACATGGTCTATCCACTATTCCATCTTATCTTTAGATAATGTTCGGAATCTTCTGTTTTAGTAATCAATCATCCACCTATGATTCAAAGAAAGCATATCATGGTTGCCTTGAAATACAATACTCTGAATGCCTATTTTGGTAAACAATATAGGCAAATGTTATATCTCCTTCAAAATATAACGTATCTATGCCGACTTCTGTAGGAATAATCCAGCCGGCTCCTTGTACAGAATTTATATCTTCTTCTTTAAATGTTTTATCACTACTACTTTTTATTAGTCTATATGCTACAAGTTTTTGCATTTCGTAATACTTCATTGTTTGTTCACTCTTTTATTTGAGTTATATAAGTATACCAAAAATTCTCTTCGCGCATTGTAAATATGTGTTACGATGTAACATTAAAGAGTTGAATAATAGCTCAGTTTTTCTATTTTTCTTGTCTACAAAGTTTTTGATAAGAATAGTCTAAAATTCGTTCTTTACGCTCTTTTAGAATCATCTTATAAAAATCTTTTTGTAAGCTAGATATAAATGGAGTTTTGTCCACTATTCTATTAATTTCTTTTATGTCAATTTTAGGTACAATACGCTTTAATGCCATATTACACTCTGAGTTTTGCAAAGAAGATATGAAATCAAAATACCGTATCTTTTGCCCATTAATTTTAATTCCGGACAATGGTATTTCAAATACACGCAGGTTTCTTTCGTCCGGATCTTCCAATGTTCTTTTCATAATTTCTTCATCTGCTTGAGGGAATAAACAGCTTCCGCAATCATATACGGGAGCAAGTGTGATTTCATCCGTGTTGTTATTATAAAGAAATCCCCAATTTCCATTATGCCTATCCCAGTTTCCAATTAAAGCATCTATAATAAATATATTCCAAAACCATGTAATGAGAACATGAGGTTCCATAGCAGTCTGTTCCTCTAACGTCATAAGAATATCACTTAACTCTGTTCCATATCCGTTATGAATAGAATCAATCATTGTATTTTTCAAAGATGCAAAATCTTGGAGAATCAATCCGTTTGCTGTAAAATCTTTACACGCAACTACAATCTTTTTTCGTCCATTTCGTGTATAAGTCCCTAGCAATGTTTCCTGTACGGGAATACCTATACTATCAAAGATATGACAACCAATATATTCCGACACACAACCATTGCTATAACTCATTTCCCTATTTTTTGAAGGAATTGCTGGAAACTTCAACATATACTGTTCTCCATTATAAATAACAGAAATCTTGCTTCCATTTGCTCCAGCATAAGTTTTGTTACGTATAGGCAAATTTGTGAAATCAATCATATTTAGTCACCTCGTTTCATTCTTAAATACTTTTCTCGTAAATACCACGCCTGTTCTGTTGATATTTCCTGTCCTGATTCTGCGGAATTTATATCCGCATTTAGTTCGCTCCATGCAATATCCCAGTGATAATCTTTTTTTCCACTGTCTTCAATTTCCCATGAAGCGGACATATTTTTAATTGATTTTTGTAGATATAATGGTAAGCCACATTCAAAATATGACTGACTAAGAGGGAGGCCAGTTTTCGTGTTATATCTATCTTCTATATTATCCCATTCCATCATATCTTCCATCGTACATCCGAGAGCCTTTGCAAGCTGCCATACTGTTCTTGCAGAACAGTTTTGCAGGGAACTTTTTCCAGAACATATATCTATAACCGTTGTTTTAGGAACACCACTAATTTTAGATAAATGATACTTTGTGATATTTTTTAAATTAAGATAGGTTTGCAAATTCATATACATCATCCTTTCCTAAATTAATTATATTGTATCGGTATGCCGACCTTTTTGTCAAGCAATAAAGAGATTTGTATGTTATTAACTTGTGATAATGTCTTCTTAGGATTCACTTGAGAAAGACCCTGTCGGAAGCGAACCACTTTCTAGAAACAGAGTATCGAAAACTTTTCAATCAGAGGTTTTCTGTCACACCGGAAGCAGAGTCTATTTTTCTCCCCATAGCAAAAGGAGTTGATCTTGACTCCATCCTTTGTGTTAAAAACACACACGAAAAATAGATACAGTCGGAACCTTTTTTTAAAACCGTTGTTTTCAGATCTTGGATGAAGGATTCCCCATTATCAATGCCCGACGCGCGATCACCGTGTTAATAAATCCTCGTTTGGCTATCCGTGTCGAATATAACGGCAAGATTTACCATTCCATCCGGTATCTGAAACCCTAAAATAAGAATGCTAGCTGTAAGGTGCCAAAAAAGTATGCACTGCTGTAGAACTCCATCTTATCGATATACGACACCTCCTTTTAGTCATAGAAAAACCCGCTTGTTCTAGACAAACGGTTAGAATAAGCGGGTAGCTGTTATTGGTTTTACGCTATTGTCTGCTGTTGACGTGCCTCAATATACAGGTCAATATCTTCTACAATATAATTATCTCCGGTCGTATGCAGCGCTTCAAAACATGAGTAAATATAGTCCCATACATTGTATTGGGAAAACAGTTCACTGACCTGTTTTCCGGTCAGGTGCTTTGCAGATTTATATTTTTCAATACAGTACACTAAAAAATTTCCTTCTTTGCTCATAATCACACCTCCTCAGGGATTATGAAATCTCCGGTCCTTTTTTCTTCCTCAAACATATTGAATAATGTCAAAGGACTGAAATGCCACAGCTTTGTATCTTCCTGCTCCAATAGAGAGTAAACTTTTGAATCATAGAACTCTTTAGATGCTGTAACTTCATCATAGGGATAGTTTTCCGTAATCAAGTGGATAACCTTTGGTACGATCAAAGTCAGCATAGCTTCAAATTTCTTTTCGTCCATCACCATTCCACCTCCGGTAAAGTTCCTGCAAATTTCAAATAACTCAATGACTTTTCAGAGCTTATGACCAACTGGTTATACAGTTTCTTGATTTTTAATGCTTCCAATGTCTGCTCTTTTGTCAGAACACCGGATGTATAGAGGGTAAAGGTCGTATAAACATCATCGTTTGCAACAGGGCCATAAACAAAATCATATTCCGGTCCCTCATAATTGCCAGATCTATTATCCGATACAAAATCCAGCCACGCTTCATCTGCAGATTCAAAACGAAGCACCGAACATTCCGAGAAGGCTTTCTGTTCGTCAATCTCATAGATATTGACAATCTTTCCGCCTTCTTTGCGTCTGCGATACACCTTTTCCGCAAAAGAAACCGCCTGTTTTTTATTGGTAGTTGTATAGAAGCCAAATCCAAAATCCAGAAAACGGTTCTGCTTAATCAGTTTCGGCTCTGAAACCACCACATTACTTCCGTGATATAAGATCATATCTTTCCCTCCAATACTTTTTTGGCAAGTTTTTGTTCTTCTGTCAGGGATTGTATCATTGCCTCTACATGGCGTCGCTTTTCAATTTGTTCGCGTATGGATTCAAC includes the following:
- a CDS encoding class I SAM-dependent methyltransferase: MKKLENIEYNCKEIQSKIMGPNPIKLLIELLSNNCIAKNGYVCDLGCGKGVSSVYLANEFGFKVYATDICINPRKNKVFFENMGFSQNEIVPVLADANKLPFKKNFFDGIISIDSYNYFGCNSKYLDNNLLSFLKKGGYVYISVPVTNKNFPGQYSPEVLSVWSQNQLNTIHDIKYWKNLISCCRKAEIVDIYEMKSSEEAWSDWLKQNNKYAKQDCIAIEAGARNYLTFIAIVLRKVND
- a CDS encoding HipA domain-containing protein, with the translated sequence MIDFTNLPIRNKTYAGANGSKISVIYNGEQYMLKFPAIPSKNREMSYSNGCVSEYIGCHIFDSIGIPVQETLLGTYTRNGRKKIVVACKDFTANGLILQDFASLKNTMIDSIHNGYGTELSDILMTLEEQTAMEPHVLITWFWNIFIIDALIGNWDRHNGNWGFLYNNNTDEITLAPVYDCGSCLFPQADEEIMKRTLEDPDERNLRVFEIPLSGIKINGQKIRYFDFISSLQNSECNMALKRIVPKIDIKEINRIVDKTPFISSLQKDFYKMILKERKERILDYSYQKLCRQEK
- a CDS encoding helix-turn-helix domain-containing protein encodes the protein MNLQTYLNLKNITKYHLSKISGVPKTTVIDICSGKSSLQNCSARTVWQLAKALGCTMEDMMEWDNIEDRYNTKTGLPLSQSYFECGLPLYLQKSIKNMSASWEIEDSGKKDYHWDIAWSELNADINSAESGQEISTEQAWYLREKYLRMKRGD
- a CDS encoding DUF3791 domain-containing protein, which encodes MSKEGNFLVYCIEKYKSAKHLTGKQVSELFSQYNVWDYIYSCFEALHTTGDNYIVEDIDLYIEARQQQTIA
- a CDS encoding DUF3990 domain-containing protein; the encoded protein is MILYHGSNVVVSEPKLIKQNRFLDFGFGFYTTTNKKQAVSFAEKVYRRRKEGGKIVNIYEIDEQKAFSECSVLRFESADEAWLDFVSDNRSGNYEGPEYDFVYGPVANDDVYTTFTLYTSGVLTKEQTLEALKIKKLYNQLVISSEKSLSYLKFAGTLPEVEW